The Seriola aureovittata isolate HTS-2021-v1 ecotype China chromosome 12, ASM2101889v1, whole genome shotgun sequence genome window below encodes:
- the septin2 gene encoding septin-2 isoform X1, giving the protein MSQADKMKQGQFTNPETPGYVGFANLPNQVHRKSVKKGFEFTLMVVGESGLGKSTLINSLFLTDLYPERVIPGAAEKIERTVQIEASTVEIEERGVKLRLTVVDTPGYGDAINSQDCFSTIISYIDDQFERYLHDESGLNRRHIVDNRVHCCFYFISPLGHGLKPLDVQFMKAIHNKVNVVPVIAKADTLTLRERERLKRRILDEIDEHGIKIYHLPDAESDEDEDFKEQTRILKASIPFAVVGSNQQIEAKGKKVRGRLYPWGVVEVENPEHNDFLKLRTMLITHMQDLQEVTQDLHYENFRSDRLKRGGRLSSHGYVLPLSPAKGPEPEEMDKDMILQEKEAELRRMQEMIAKMQAQMQKQGDGEGEGPNA; this is encoded by the exons CAGGGCCAGTTCACCAACCCTGAGACCCCAGGGTATGTTGGATTCGCCAACCTGCCTAATCAGGTTCATCGCAAGTCAGTAAAAAAAGGATTTGAGTTTACATTGATGGTAGTAG GTGAATCTGGACTTGGAAAATCCACCCTGATCAACAGCCTTTTTCTCACTGACCTTTACCCTGAGAGAGTCATCCCTGGAGCAGCAG AAAAGATAGAAAGGACGGTTCAGATCGAGGCATCAACAGTAGAAATTGAGGAGCGAGGAGTGAAGCTCCGTCTCACTGTGGTAGACACACCAGGATATGGAGACGCCATCAACAGCCAGGACTG TTTCAGCACGATTATCAGCTACATTGATGATCAGTTTGAGCGCTACCTCCACGACGAGAGCGGTCTAAATCGTAGACACATTGTTGACAATAGAGTTCACTGCTGCTTCTATTTCATCTCCCCGCTTGGTCACGG CCTAAAACCCCTGGACGTCCAGTTCATGAAGGCCATTCACAATAAGGTTAATGTGGTTCCTGTCATCGCCAAGGCGGACACTCTCACCCTTAGAGAGAGGGAAAGGCTCAAGCGCAGG ATTCTGGATGAGATTGATGAACATGGTATTAAGATTTACCACCTTCCTGATGCTGAgtcagatgaagatgaggacTTCAAAGAGCAAACTAGGATCCTCAAG GCTAGCATCCCATTTGCAGTTGTAGGATCCAACCAGCAGATTGAGGCCAAAGGGAAGAAGGTGAGGGGCCGTCTGTACCCTTGGggagtggtggaggtggagaaccCAGAGCACAACGACTTCCTCAAGCTGCGCACCATGCTGAT AACCCACATGCAGGATCTACAGGAAGTGACCCAGGACCTGCACTACGAGAACTTCCGCTCGGACCGCCTCAAACGGGGTGGCAGGTTGTCCTCCCATGGTTAtgttctgcctctgtctcctgC GAAAGGACCGGAGCCGGAGGAAATGGACAAGGATATGATCCTGCAGGAGAAGGAGGCTGAG TTGAGACGAATGCAGGAGATGATTGCAAAGATGCAGGCCCAGATGCAGAAgcagggagatggagagggagaaggccCCAATGCGTGA
- the septin2 gene encoding septin-2 isoform X2 — translation MSQADKMKQGQFTNPETPGYVGFANLPNQVHRKSVKKGFEFTLMVVGESGLGKSTLINSLFLTDLYPERVIPGAAEKIERTVQIEASTVEIEERGVKLRLTVVDTPGYGDAINSQDCFSTIISYIDDQFERYLHDESGLNRRHIVDNRVHCCFYFISPLGHGLKPLDVQFMKAIHNKVNVVPVIAKADTLTLRERERLKRRILDEIDEHGIKIYHLPDAESDEDEDFKEQTRILKASIPFAVVGSNQQIEAKGKKVRGRLYPWGVVEVENPEHNDFLKLRTMLITHMQDLQEVTQDLHYENFRSDRLKRGGRKGPEPEEMDKDMILQEKEAELRRMQEMIAKMQAQMQKQGDGEGEGPNA, via the exons CAGGGCCAGTTCACCAACCCTGAGACCCCAGGGTATGTTGGATTCGCCAACCTGCCTAATCAGGTTCATCGCAAGTCAGTAAAAAAAGGATTTGAGTTTACATTGATGGTAGTAG GTGAATCTGGACTTGGAAAATCCACCCTGATCAACAGCCTTTTTCTCACTGACCTTTACCCTGAGAGAGTCATCCCTGGAGCAGCAG AAAAGATAGAAAGGACGGTTCAGATCGAGGCATCAACAGTAGAAATTGAGGAGCGAGGAGTGAAGCTCCGTCTCACTGTGGTAGACACACCAGGATATGGAGACGCCATCAACAGCCAGGACTG TTTCAGCACGATTATCAGCTACATTGATGATCAGTTTGAGCGCTACCTCCACGACGAGAGCGGTCTAAATCGTAGACACATTGTTGACAATAGAGTTCACTGCTGCTTCTATTTCATCTCCCCGCTTGGTCACGG CCTAAAACCCCTGGACGTCCAGTTCATGAAGGCCATTCACAATAAGGTTAATGTGGTTCCTGTCATCGCCAAGGCGGACACTCTCACCCTTAGAGAGAGGGAAAGGCTCAAGCGCAGG ATTCTGGATGAGATTGATGAACATGGTATTAAGATTTACCACCTTCCTGATGCTGAgtcagatgaagatgaggacTTCAAAGAGCAAACTAGGATCCTCAAG GCTAGCATCCCATTTGCAGTTGTAGGATCCAACCAGCAGATTGAGGCCAAAGGGAAGAAGGTGAGGGGCCGTCTGTACCCTTGGggagtggtggaggtggagaaccCAGAGCACAACGACTTCCTCAAGCTGCGCACCATGCTGAT AACCCACATGCAGGATCTACAGGAAGTGACCCAGGACCTGCACTACGAGAACTTCCGCTCGGACCGCCTCAAACGGGGTGGCAG GAAAGGACCGGAGCCGGAGGAAATGGACAAGGATATGATCCTGCAGGAGAAGGAGGCTGAG TTGAGACGAATGCAGGAGATGATTGCAAAGATGCAGGCCCAGATGCAGAAgcagggagatggagagggagaaggccCCAATGCGTGA